One Sodalis praecaptivus DNA segment encodes these proteins:
- a CDS encoding NADP(+)-dependent, decarboxylating phosphogluconate dehydrogenase, with product MKVGFIGLGKMGAAMATRLKNAGHEVIAVDKNSYARDAAAQQGINVAADCRAAAAMLPAPRTFWLMTPPGEATEHAIAELATLLTSGDIVVDGGNSDFRDTLRRSARLREKGITLVDAGVSGGTQGAREGCGLLIGAATPIVEWLAPLFDALAAKGAWARVGDSGAGHFAKAVHNGVEYALMQAYGEGYELLLASDIDVDLLATLNAWQNGCSIRSHLLEKLIEALAPDVSLAGVKGYAADSGMGRWTVEEAIRLRVPTPAISAALQARFRSQQDDSPTLKSIAALRGTIGGHAVKRREDNP from the coding sequence ATGAAAGTAGGTTTCATCGGCTTGGGAAAAATGGGCGCCGCCATGGCTACACGCCTTAAAAATGCTGGCCATGAAGTGATCGCCGTTGACAAAAATAGTTATGCACGGGACGCGGCGGCGCAGCAAGGCATCAATGTCGCCGCGGATTGTCGAGCGGCGGCGGCCATGCTGCCGGCGCCGCGGACGTTCTGGCTGATGACGCCACCGGGTGAGGCAACGGAACACGCTATTGCAGAATTAGCGACGCTGCTTACCAGCGGTGATATCGTCGTTGACGGCGGTAACTCGGATTTTCGCGATACGCTTCGTCGCTCGGCCAGGCTGCGGGAGAAAGGGATAACGCTGGTAGACGCGGGCGTTAGCGGTGGAACACAAGGCGCACGGGAAGGATGCGGGCTTCTTATCGGCGCAGCGACCCCGATCGTCGAATGGCTCGCCCCGCTGTTTGACGCACTGGCGGCCAAAGGGGCGTGGGCGCGCGTGGGCGACAGCGGCGCAGGACATTTTGCCAAAGCGGTGCATAACGGCGTCGAATACGCGCTGATGCAGGCTTATGGCGAGGGATATGAGTTACTGTTAGCGTCTGACATAGATGTCGACCTGCTGGCCACGCTGAACGCCTGGCAAAACGGCTGTTCCATACGTTCGCATTTACTGGAAAAACTGATTGAAGCCCTGGCGCCCGATGTGTCGCTGGCCGGTGTAAAGGGCTACGCGGCGGATTCCGGCATGGGGCGCTGGACGGTGGAGGAAGCCATCCGCCTACGCGTGCCCACGCCGGCCATCAGCGCGGCTCTTCAGGCGCGTTTCCGCTCACAGCAGGACGACTCTCCCACCCTGAAAAGCATCGCCGCCCTGCGGGGGACAATCGGCGGCCATGCGGTGAAACGCCGCGAGGATAACCCATGA
- a CDS encoding putative holin has translation MSEPLTGSDLASALVKGAMLISVFGPQNGPTVIGAFAGAAIFVAISRGFWSVVAIISRQSVLCRRTGRSPFHHQFAGFISAGRYSD, from the coding sequence ATGTCTGAGCCGCTAACGGGCAGCGACCTTGCCTCCGCACTTGTAAAAGGCGCTATGCTGATAAGCGTATTTGGGCCACAGAACGGGCCCACCGTTATCGGTGCCTTCGCCGGCGCGGCGATTTTTGTGGCAATCAGCAGGGGATTTTGGTCTGTTGTGGCGATTATTTCTCGGCAGTCTGTCCTTTGCCGTAGGACTGGTCGCAGCCCCTTTCACCACCAGTTTGCTGGATTCATTTCTGCCGGCCGGTACAGCGATTGA
- a CDS encoding phage holin family protein, producing MSQQVMLHANAFICAAACLRLMTYRRGEAEFNRFMAFVAWLLTVAMGAVVIRVVMGGYVYIDWSELMINAVLCSMLYRARGNVGHLFKITK from the coding sequence ATGAGCCAGCAAGTGATGCTTCACGCGAATGCCTTTATTTGCGCGGCGGCCTGCCTGCGGCTGATGACCTATCGCCGGGGGGAGGCTGAATTTAACCGGTTTATGGCGTTTGTTGCCTGGCTGCTCACCGTCGCAATGGGGGCGGTGGTTATTCGCGTGGTGATGGGCGGCTATGTCTATATTGACTGGTCGGAATTGATGATTAACGCCGTACTTTGCAGCATGTTATACCGCGCACGGGGTAACGTTGGTCATCTTTTCAAAATAACCAAATAG
- a CDS encoding DUF2514 family protein — protein MIKLASIIFKVGGVVLLGATVGVFSHWRYTAGKESANTVWQSRWDKRNIADVELMARYQREAREEEQRRIKAIIQVNEDANLQLNAARADAARAKSVIISLRNTVRYMQQKLAADNAAGVSATVGKRQAGGDSHLLLADMFAESLKRNQQLAAYADRARIRGRACERAYDAITQSAAGAVKTSYNIER, from the coding sequence ATGATCAAACTTGCGTCAATAATTTTCAAAGTCGGCGGAGTGGTGCTGCTGGGGGCAACTGTCGGCGTATTTTCCCACTGGCGATATACCGCCGGCAAAGAAAGCGCCAATACCGTTTGGCAGAGCCGATGGGACAAGCGCAATATCGCCGATGTAGAGCTTATGGCGCGCTATCAGCGAGAAGCGCGTGAGGAAGAACAACGCCGAATCAAGGCCATTATTCAGGTTAATGAAGATGCCAACCTCCAACTTAATGCCGCGCGTGCTGATGCCGCTCGCGCTAAGTCTGTTATTATCAGCCTGCGGAACACGGTACGATACATGCAGCAAAAGCTCGCCGCAGATAACGCCGCCGGCGTTTCCGCCACTGTCGGAAAACGCCAGGCAGGAGGCGATTCCCACCTATTGCTGGCCGACATGTTCGCAGAATCTCTCAAAAGAAATCAGCAGCTGGCGGCCTACGCTGACCGGGCACGAATAAGAGGCCGTGCCTGCGAACGGGCTTATGATGCAATAACCCAATCAGCCGCTGGCGCAGTGAAAACTTCCTATAATATAGAGCGTTGA
- a CDS encoding class I SAM-dependent methyltransferase: MTMKKPAHGIPQLSGGQASCEQIAGQYETFPFPPVYKIEQEDPRRDLRESFNLDLGLGPRAALKPGSRIWVPGCGTRWAVMIALQFRDCNIVASDISAASLAFQQRLAAGLAVANITFRQEDLLRAPYRQCFDFISCVGVVHHLPRPDEGLRVLERALAANGLLELMVYDRYNRHYSIKMRAILSILDPAQSLDSEGRFALALRLLRALNTRAKAPPELARVLKYVRQRPGFARELADFISNPREHYYDVPGLLAALDRAGLRLWRWKQPDGFDPGTLLDDPTLCQQVQRLGSAARAHLGSLLSEPLLELYACKSGCQPGKDADNATEYYRRHRLRSLSGTIRYDINQGGGIGPRSVRPKVTLRHDHLWFDAGERRPAVVHYGQAEDCITEEPRKRLRLADKGLSTVFNHHQLSRLLAWSEPGLLPQTLAEKFFTAYPDVRLSPSQFYQGLLTLCRTPFRLFALQTPALPQSVSRDAVERANRPPVA; the protein is encoded by the coding sequence ATGACGATGAAAAAACCGGCTCACGGTATACCGCAGCTCTCCGGCGGGCAAGCGAGCTGCGAACAGATCGCCGGGCAGTATGAGACATTCCCGTTTCCGCCGGTGTATAAGATAGAGCAAGAGGATCCTCGGCGTGATCTGCGTGAAAGTTTCAATCTCGATCTCGGGTTGGGGCCCCGTGCCGCGCTGAAGCCCGGCAGCCGGATTTGGGTTCCAGGCTGCGGCACCCGCTGGGCGGTAATGATCGCCCTACAGTTTCGCGATTGCAACATCGTCGCAAGCGATATCAGCGCCGCCAGCCTGGCGTTTCAACAGCGTCTGGCCGCCGGTTTGGCTGTAGCTAACATCACTTTCCGCCAGGAAGATTTACTGCGGGCGCCATACCGCCAATGCTTCGATTTCATCAGTTGCGTGGGAGTAGTGCATCATCTCCCCCGCCCCGACGAAGGCTTACGCGTGCTGGAGCGCGCGCTGGCGGCGAACGGACTGCTGGAACTGATGGTGTATGATCGTTATAACCGCCATTACTCCATCAAAATGCGCGCGATACTGTCGATTTTGGATCCCGCGCAATCCCTGGACAGCGAAGGCCGGTTCGCGCTGGCGCTAAGGCTTCTGCGCGCGCTCAATACGCGCGCCAAAGCGCCCCCCGAGTTGGCGCGAGTGCTGAAATATGTCCGGCAGCGTCCGGGGTTTGCCCGCGAGCTGGCGGATTTTATCAGCAATCCTCGCGAGCATTATTATGACGTTCCGGGCCTACTGGCGGCCCTCGACCGCGCCGGCCTGCGTTTATGGCGCTGGAAACAGCCGGACGGGTTTGATCCCGGCACCCTGCTGGATGATCCCACACTGTGTCAGCAGGTCCAACGCCTGGGCAGCGCCGCACGCGCTCATCTTGGCAGCTTACTGAGCGAGCCGCTGCTGGAGCTTTACGCCTGTAAATCCGGCTGCCAGCCGGGCAAGGACGCCGACAATGCCACCGAGTACTATCGACGGCATCGGCTGCGCAGCCTCTCTGGTACGATCCGCTATGACATCAACCAGGGCGGCGGCATCGGCCCGCGAAGCGTTCGGCCGAAAGTCACGCTGCGTCATGACCATCTGTGGTTTGATGCCGGTGAACGGCGCCCGGCGGTAGTGCATTACGGACAGGCTGAGGATTGCATCACCGAAGAGCCCAGGAAACGGTTACGCCTAGCGGACAAAGGGTTATCGACGGTGTTCAATCATCACCAACTTAGCCGGCTGTTGGCCTGGAGCGAGCCCGGCCTCCTTCCCCAGACGCTGGCGGAAAAATTCTTCACCGCCTATCCTGACGTCCGACTGTCGCCGTCGCAGTTTTATCAGGGTTTGCTCACCTTGTGCCGCACTCCGTTTCGTCTGTTTGCGTTGCAGACACCGGCGTTACCGCAGAGTGTATCCCGTGACGCCGTGGAAAGAGCTAACCGACCGCCCGTCGCTTGA
- a CDS encoding cupin-like domain-containing protein translates to MENQPSTLRRIPLPDAREFEHQYMHSVTPVVITDLFRGNRIRNINTPQQVSAHWGDVRIPVQDEYLKTYEASTQGKSTLKDKDASLDDMMTMTLADYFRYIREQPGEKKMCIEFATPQPVRESYIIPELCYPRPGESNTLVQQCFVGNQGNVANIHFDKAGHHGLLYQVFGRKRFILFPHAAGKKLLPLTQTSGWKLQNFSDQERREFLRFTGGYEVVLAAGEAVYVPALYWHYADYIEDSMAVRLRFRRPDYVTSLLNHMFPDLYTQGILHKLADPTRALGEYAPLIDRIIQCATAQYADGREKVTAVRALCKQIYHEIYPEEPRQPYSLDLERYCPPLLAHFLDADHPDRPVYQ, encoded by the coding sequence ATGGAAAACCAGCCATCGACACTGCGCAGGATCCCCCTGCCCGATGCTCGCGAGTTTGAACACCAGTATATGCACAGCGTTACCCCGGTAGTGATAACGGATCTGTTCCGCGGCAATCGCATACGCAACATCAACACGCCGCAACAGGTGAGCGCGCATTGGGGCGATGTCAGAATACCGGTACAGGATGAGTACCTCAAAACCTACGAAGCCTCCACACAGGGCAAAAGCACGCTGAAAGATAAGGACGCATCGCTGGACGACATGATGACGATGACCCTCGCCGACTATTTCCGTTACATTCGCGAGCAGCCTGGCGAAAAGAAAATGTGTATTGAATTCGCCACGCCGCAGCCGGTCCGCGAGAGCTACATTATCCCGGAGCTGTGCTATCCGCGCCCCGGCGAAAGCAACACGTTGGTGCAGCAATGTTTCGTCGGCAACCAGGGCAACGTGGCCAATATCCATTTTGATAAAGCGGGACATCATGGCTTGCTGTATCAGGTATTCGGCCGCAAGCGTTTCATCCTGTTTCCCCACGCCGCCGGCAAGAAATTGCTCCCCCTGACCCAAACGTCCGGTTGGAAACTGCAAAACTTCTCCGACCAGGAACGCCGAGAGTTTTTGCGCTTTACCGGCGGTTACGAAGTGGTACTGGCGGCCGGGGAGGCGGTATATGTCCCGGCGCTGTATTGGCATTATGCGGACTACATTGAGGATAGCATGGCGGTGCGCCTGCGTTTTCGGCGTCCCGATTATGTTACCTCTCTGCTTAACCATATGTTTCCCGATCTCTATACCCAGGGCATCTTGCATAAACTGGCGGATCCGACGCGGGCGCTAGGGGAATACGCGCCGCTGATTGACCGTATCATTCAGTGCGCCACCGCCCAGTACGCCGATGGGCGCGAGAAAGTCACCGCCGTGCGCGCGCTATGCAAGCAGATTTATCATGAAATTTACCCTGAGGAGCCGCGCCAGCCCTATTCACTGGATTTGGAGCGTTACTGCCCGCCGCTGCTGGCGCATTTCCTCGACGCCGATCACCCGGACCGCCCGGTATATCAATAA